One Dermacentor silvarum isolate Dsil-2018 chromosome 10, BIME_Dsil_1.4, whole genome shotgun sequence genomic window carries:
- the LOC125940658 gene encoding uncharacterized protein LOC125940658, producing MESNGVEGATVAEMDRNQELSNDAILNFDNSNEVRAPNQSPELSQQVSQPLQIPNDTRMLELEVQKLQLQIEYERLLPTRTSAECLNDSLPSTGSELGDQRRMGFDSIEQCAKVLKGFRLPCDADVPLWFEEVEKLFATYRVPYESRMHLVMPALTERIRYLLRNLNQEESTDYKSVKEAVLMELKLSPAEYLLRFERAVKRKEEMWSQFASRVKTYFSYYLQVRGADTVEVMAELMVADRIKSGLGIEGLEYVRLREGEGWLKPPEIAKVLQTFEQVKGKGYASKPSAADMGQGMPRVEKGALKCHLCHSSGHLAKDCPKSSDKINQSKRAIEPRQRVQKVAIAHETVGEIPEGSEIPDGILTANIKAVRRNCEGMTKVQLIPISCGDVSTVEIMDTGSEITVIRENLLSKSLVEQ from the coding sequence ATGGAGTCTAATGGAGTTGAGGGTGCGACTGTGGCGGAAATGGATCGGAATCAGGAGTTATCAAATGACGCTATTCTAAATTTTGATAACTCAAATGAAGTGAGAGCACCCAATCAGAGCCCGGAATTATCGCAGCAGGTATCTCAGCCTTTGCAAATTCCAAATGATACAAGAATGCTCGAGCTCGAAGTTCAAAAGCTTCAACTTCAGATTGAGTACGAAAGGCTGTTGCCGACAAGGACGAGTGCTGAATGTCTCAATGATTCGTTGCCGAGCACTGGGTCTGAGTTGGGCGATCAGAGGCGGATGGGTTTCGATTCCATCGAGCAATGCGCAAAAGTGCTGAAAGGGTTCCGCCTGCCGTGTGATGCGGATGTACCATTATGGTTTGAGGAAGTAGAAAAACTTTTTGCTACGTACAGGGTACCGTATGAGAGTCGCATGCATCTGGTCATGCCAGCGCTAACTGAACGCATTCGCTACCTACTGCGTAACCTCAACCAGGAAGAGAGTACAGATTACAAGTCAGTTAAAGAGGCAGTGTTGATGGAACTGAAGCTTTCTCCGGCGGAGTATCTACTGAGGTTTGAGAGAGCAGTGAAGCGTAAGGAGGAGATGTGGTCACAGTTCGCGTCGCGAGTGAAAACGTATTTCTCTTACTACCTCCAAGTGAGAGGGGCCGACACTGTAGAGGTGATGGCAGAACTCATGGTAGCGGATCGTATAAAATCGGGCCTTGGTATAGAGGGTCTCGAGTACGTGAGGCTACGAGAAGGCGAGGGATGGCTTAAGCCACCTGAGATCGCCAAAGTGCTACAAACGTTTGAACAAGTGAAAGGCAAAGGGTACGCTTCAAAGCCGTCAGCGGCAGACATGGGGCAAGGGATGCCCCGAGTAGAGAAAGGCGCCCTCAAATGTCACTTGTGTCACAGCTCGGGCCATTTGGCTAAGGATTGCCCGAAATCTAGCGATAAGATAAATCAATCAAAGAGGGCCATCGAGCCAAGGCAGAGGGTACAAAAGGTGGCGATTGCCCACGAGACGGTAGGTGAGATACCTGAGGGAAGTGAGATTCCTGATGGAATCCTTACTGCAAATATAAAAGCCGTGAGACGCAACTGTGAAGGGATGACTAAAGTACAGTTGATTCCTATCTCATGTGGAGATGTATCCACAGTTGAGATTATGGATACAGGGAGTGAAATAACTGTTATACGGGAGAATCTGCTTTCGAAAAGTCTCGTGGAGCAGTGA